The following proteins are encoded in a genomic region of Pseudomonas sp. Os17:
- a CDS encoding amino acid ABC transporter ATP-binding protein — protein sequence MAHQSEDLIIEARDLHKSFGALQILKGISLSVRRGEVVVLIGASGSGKTTFIRCINLLEQIQSGLIRVNGRAMGYRERADGSLVRDSERNIARQRRDIGMVFQRFNLFPHMTALENIIEAPIQVLGVPRAEAVEQARALLARVGLADKAGHYPSMLSGGQQQRVAIARALAMKPQAMLFDEPTSALDPETVGEVLQVMKQLAQEGMTMVVVTHEMGFAREVADRVVVLDQGELIEQGPPEQIFSRPSHPRTQAFLSRVL from the coding sequence ATGGCACACCAGAGTGAAGACCTGATCATCGAGGCCCGGGACCTGCACAAGTCGTTCGGCGCCCTGCAGATCCTCAAGGGCATTTCCCTGTCGGTACGCCGCGGTGAAGTGGTGGTGCTGATCGGCGCCTCGGGCTCGGGCAAGACCACCTTCATCCGCTGCATCAATCTGCTGGAGCAGATCCAGTCCGGGCTGATCCGGGTCAACGGCCGGGCCATGGGCTATCGCGAGCGCGCCGACGGCAGCCTGGTGCGCGATAGCGAGCGCAACATCGCCCGCCAGCGCCGGGACATCGGCATGGTGTTCCAGCGCTTCAACCTGTTTCCCCACATGACGGCCCTGGAAAACATCATCGAAGCGCCGATCCAGGTCCTCGGCGTGCCCCGGGCCGAAGCGGTGGAGCAGGCCCGGGCCTTGCTCGCCCGGGTCGGCCTGGCGGACAAGGCCGGGCACTACCCGTCGATGCTGTCCGGCGGCCAGCAGCAACGGGTGGCCATCGCCCGGGCCCTGGCGATGAAGCCCCAGGCCATGCTCTTCGACGAGCCCACCAGCGCCCTGGACCCGGAAACCGTGGGCGAGGTGCTGCAGGTGATGAAGCAGCTGGCGCAAGAGGGCATGACCATGGTGGTGGTCACCCACGAGATGGGCTTTGCCCGGGAGGTGGCCGACCGGGTGGTGGTGCTCGACCAGGGCGAACTGATCGAGCAGGGGCCGCCGGAACAGATCTTCAGCCGCCCCAGCCACCCGCGGACCCAAGCCTTTCTCAGCCGCGTGCTGTGA
- a CDS encoding amino acid ABC transporter permease has product MNFNWDVFWQYLLQPSGVYLTGLWLTCVISVLGMALGCVLGLAAALLRLSRNPLLHLPVRFYVWLMRGTPLLVQIVFLYTALAAGGIFRFEDLQLFGLVVPGNIQAAIIALGLNEGAYMAEIIRAGIGAVDKGQYEAGRCLGMTFAKLMRRIVLPQAFRVIVPPLGNEFNVMLKNTTLVSVIGVQELLLSTQMVTSATFRVFELYLVVALYFLLLTTLWGFFQRWLEKRFGQSDRPAPPAAGHRMFGRHTFKLLRGR; this is encoded by the coding sequence ATGAATTTCAATTGGGATGTGTTCTGGCAGTACCTGCTGCAACCCAGCGGGGTGTACCTCACCGGGCTCTGGCTGACGTGCGTGATCAGTGTCCTGGGCATGGCGCTGGGCTGTGTCCTGGGGCTGGCGGCGGCGCTGCTGCGCCTGTCGCGCAACCCCTTGCTGCACCTGCCGGTACGTTTTTACGTGTGGCTGATGCGCGGCACGCCGTTGCTGGTGCAGATCGTCTTTCTCTACACCGCCCTGGCGGCTGGCGGGATCTTCCGTTTCGAGGACCTGCAACTGTTCGGCCTGGTGGTGCCGGGCAACATCCAGGCGGCGATCATCGCCCTGGGCCTCAACGAAGGCGCCTACATGGCGGAGATCATCCGCGCCGGGATCGGCGCCGTGGACAAGGGCCAGTACGAGGCCGGGCGCTGCCTGGGCATGACCTTCGCCAAGCTGATGCGGCGCATCGTCCTGCCCCAGGCGTTCCGGGTGATCGTTCCGCCCCTGGGCAACGAGTTCAACGTGATGCTCAAGAACACCACCCTGGTCAGCGTGATCGGCGTGCAGGAGCTGCTGCTGAGCACGCAGATGGTCACTTCGGCGACCTTCCGGGTGTTCGAGCTGTACTTGGTGGTGGCCCTCTACTTCCTGCTGCTGACCACCCTGTGGGGCTTCTTCCAGCGCTGGCTGGAAAAGCGTTTCGGCCAGAGTGACCGACCCGCGCCGCCGGCCGCCGGCCACCGGATGTTCGGGCGCCACACCTTCAAATTGCTGCGGGGACGTTGA
- a CDS encoding ABC transporter substrate-binding protein, whose protein sequence is MHKRRALLVAVSLGLCAQWAAAAPQVPERLQQVDKLTYCSGMDSPPLVSFDQAQKPRGLSVDLGLEIARRLGNKEVQWRVIPFSGLLPALLARQCDMIVDQLFDKPERREVIDIVNYMYSSQSVVVPKGNPKAIKSLDDLSGRKVAVLNGSTIKTLLDAHNASLAQAGKAPMTLVVYNSDTDAFQALRIRQVDAYGTTVETAGYYAAMAPDLFQEGVPAFSRILTGLGIRKDDAQLSAAVQQIINDMRSDGSYARLLSQWQVSSDTLN, encoded by the coding sequence ATGCATAAACGCCGCGCCTTGCTGGTGGCCGTATCCCTGGGACTCTGTGCACAGTGGGCCGCCGCCGCGCCCCAGGTGCCGGAGCGCCTGCAACAGGTCGACAAGCTCACCTATTGCTCGGGGATGGATTCACCGCCCCTGGTGTCTTTCGACCAAGCCCAGAAGCCCCGCGGGCTGAGCGTCGACCTGGGCCTGGAAATCGCCCGCCGCCTGGGCAACAAGGAGGTGCAATGGCGGGTGATTCCGTTCTCCGGGTTGCTCCCGGCGCTGCTGGCCCGGCAGTGCGACATGATCGTCGACCAGCTGTTCGACAAGCCCGAACGGCGCGAAGTGATCGACATCGTCAACTACATGTATTCCAGCCAGTCGGTGGTGGTGCCCAAGGGCAACCCCAAGGCGATCAAGAGCCTGGATGATTTGTCCGGGCGCAAGGTTGCGGTGCTCAACGGCTCGACCATCAAGACCCTGCTGGACGCCCACAACGCCAGCCTCGCCCAGGCTGGCAAGGCACCGATGACACTGGTGGTCTACAACAGCGACACCGATGCCTTCCAGGCCTTGCGTATCCGTCAGGTGGACGCCTACGGCACCACCGTGGAAACCGCCGGCTACTACGCCGCCATGGCCCCGGACCTGTTTCAGGAAGGGGTGCCGGCCTTCAGCCGGATCCTCACCGGCCTGGGCATCCGCAAGGACGATGCGCAGTTGAGCGCCGCGGTGCAGCAGATCATCAACGACATGCGCAGCGACGGCAGCTATGCCCGGTTGCTGAGCCAGTGGCAGGTCAGCAGCGACACCCTGAACTGA
- a CDS encoding GntR family transcriptional regulator, whose protein sequence is MQFAPAYVDRQPLTAEEEAYNFLLEAICGGRYRKGDRLIAEDIASEIGMSRMPVREAFRRLDAQGLVTLRPNRGAVVSGLDIEELHEVFEMRSALEGLAVRVAVGRIGERQLAALERLLDEMDDYRDESAEWVSRHRAFHEYLCSLSGRPRLMKQISALYSLVEAPMRLWLQHGEKPLSARQEHAVILDAIRAGDAERAEAVVREHIEGTVPALIQFLQTEQ, encoded by the coding sequence ATGCAATTCGCTCCCGCCTACGTTGACCGCCAGCCGCTGACCGCCGAGGAGGAGGCCTACAACTTTCTCCTGGAGGCGATCTGCGGCGGCCGCTACCGCAAGGGCGACCGGCTGATCGCCGAGGACATCGCCAGCGAGATCGGCATGAGCCGCATGCCGGTGCGCGAAGCCTTTCGCCGCCTCGATGCCCAGGGCCTGGTGACCCTGCGGCCCAATCGCGGGGCGGTGGTCAGCGGCCTGGACATCGAAGAGCTGCACGAAGTGTTCGAGATGCGCAGCGCCCTCGAAGGCCTGGCGGTGCGGGTGGCGGTGGGGCGTATCGGCGAGCGCCAGCTGGCGGCCCTGGAACGGCTGCTGGACGAGATGGACGACTACCGTGACGAGAGCGCCGAGTGGGTCAGCCGCCATCGGGCCTTCCATGAATACCTGTGCAGCCTCAGCGGCCGGCCCCGGCTGATGAAGCAGATCTCGGCCCTCTATTCGCTGGTGGAGGCGCCCATGCGCCTGTGGCTGCAACACGGCGAAAAACCCCTCAGCGCCCGCCAGGAGCACGCGGTGATCCTCGATGCGATTCGCGCCGGCGATGCCGAGCGTGCCGAAGCGGTGGTGCGCGAGCACATCGAGGGCACGGTGCCGGCGCTGATCCAGTTTCTGCAAACGGAACAATAG
- a CDS encoding zinc-dependent alcohol dehydrogenase family protein, translating to MQAIKLSLPASLDNLKTVELADPGQPGAGQIRVRLHACSLNFHDYAVVTGALPTADGRIPMADGAGVVEAVGEGVSEFKVGDAVVSCFFPHWHDGGPAIADFSTTPGDGVDGYAREVVIQPSHWFTHAPQGYSHAEAATLTTAGLTAWRALVVDGALKAGDTVLVLGTGGVSIFALQLAKAMGATVIATSSSDAKLARVRELGADHTINYRTQPEWGNEVLRLTGGRGVDHVVEVGGPGTLPQSITACRIGGHIALIGVLTGWSGPVPTAALMAKQQRLQGLIVGSRQQQIEMVRGLEATGIKPVIDSTFPLAEIAKAFAHEASGAHLGKICLTF from the coding sequence ATGCAAGCCATCAAGCTCAGCCTGCCGGCATCCCTGGACAACCTGAAAACCGTGGAGTTGGCCGATCCCGGGCAACCCGGCGCCGGGCAGATCCGCGTGCGCCTGCATGCCTGTTCCCTGAATTTCCACGATTACGCCGTGGTCACCGGCGCGCTACCGACTGCCGATGGGCGGATTCCCATGGCCGACGGTGCCGGGGTGGTGGAAGCGGTGGGCGAGGGCGTCAGCGAGTTCAAGGTCGGCGATGCGGTGGTGTCCTGCTTCTTCCCCCATTGGCACGATGGCGGCCCGGCGATTGCCGATTTCAGCACCACCCCGGGCGATGGCGTCGACGGTTACGCCCGTGAAGTGGTGATCCAGCCCAGCCACTGGTTCACCCATGCGCCCCAAGGCTACAGCCACGCCGAAGCCGCGACCCTGACCACCGCCGGCCTGACCGCCTGGCGCGCGCTGGTGGTGGATGGCGCGCTCAAGGCCGGGGACACCGTGCTGGTGCTGGGCACCGGCGGGGTGTCGATCTTCGCCTTGCAACTGGCCAAGGCCATGGGCGCCACGGTGATTGCCACCTCGTCCTCGGACGCCAAGCTGGCCAGGGTCCGCGAACTGGGGGCCGACCACACCATCAACTACCGCACCCAGCCTGAGTGGGGCAACGAAGTGCTCAGGCTCACCGGCGGGCGCGGCGTCGATCACGTGGTGGAAGTCGGCGGCCCGGGCACCTTGCCGCAGTCGATCACGGCCTGCCGCATCGGCGGGCATATCGCCCTGATCGGCGTGCTCACCGGCTGGTCCGGCCCGGTGCCGACGGCGGCGTTGATGGCCAAGCAACAACGCCTGCAGGGCCTGATCGTCGGCAGCCGCCAGCAGCAGATCGAGATGGTCCGTGGCCTGGAAGCCACCGGCATCAAGCCGGTGATCGACAGCACCTTCCCCCTGGCAGAGATCGCCAAGGCCTTCGCCCATGAAGCCTCGGGCGCGCACCTGGGGAAAATCTGCCTGACGTTCTGA
- a CDS encoding GNAT family N-acetyltransferase, whose protein sequence is MSSPSAGFIPQLRQASRQMVRELGFMHSTLAATDYPPSAVHALLEIGQGNALTASDLVTLLGLEKSSVSRLVRKLVEAGEIGEQADAQDARSKRLHLTAQGRQTLDGIDRFAQAQVAAALAHLSADQQLCASTGIADYARALRAVRLGEAPEPPECWSIAAGYRPGVIGRIAEMHACYYAARAGFGQPFESLVAADMAELMGRLHNPRNQVWVALRGERIVGSIAIDGEGEGGEAILRCFILDEAARGRGLGRRLLGEALAFCDQWGFAATRLWTFKGLDAARTLYEQHGFVLAQEQVGDQWGATVTEQCFVRARRVERDGTR, encoded by the coding sequence ATGTCGAGCCCATCCGCAGGTTTCATCCCTCAATTGCGCCAGGCTTCCCGGCAGATGGTTCGCGAGCTGGGCTTCATGCACAGCACCCTGGCCGCCACCGACTACCCGCCCTCGGCGGTGCACGCGCTGCTGGAAATCGGCCAGGGCAATGCCTTGACCGCCAGTGACCTAGTGACGCTGCTGGGCCTGGAGAAATCCAGCGTCAGCCGGCTGGTGCGCAAGCTGGTGGAGGCGGGCGAGATCGGCGAACAGGCCGATGCGCAGGATGCCCGCTCCAAGCGGCTGCACCTCACCGCCCAGGGACGCCAGACCCTGGACGGCATCGACCGTTTTGCCCAGGCCCAGGTGGCCGCGGCCCTGGCGCACCTGAGCGCGGACCAGCAGCTTTGTGCCTCGACAGGCATCGCCGACTACGCCCGGGCATTGCGTGCGGTGCGCCTGGGCGAGGCGCCCGAGCCGCCCGAGTGCTGGTCCATCGCCGCTGGCTACCGGCCGGGGGTGATTGGCCGCATTGCCGAAATGCATGCCTGCTACTACGCCGCCCGGGCCGGTTTCGGTCAGCCCTTCGAAAGCCTGGTGGCGGCGGACATGGCCGAGCTGATGGGGCGTTTGCACAACCCGCGCAACCAGGTCTGGGTGGCGCTGCGGGGCGAGCGGATCGTCGGGTCCATCGCCATCGATGGGGAAGGCGAGGGCGGTGAGGCGATCCTGCGTTGCTTCATCCTCGACGAGGCTGCCCGCGGTCGAGGGCTGGGCCGGCGACTGCTGGGCGAGGCCCTGGCGTTCTGTGACCAGTGGGGTTTTGCCGCCACCCGCTTGTGGACCTTCAAGGGCCTGGACGCGGCGCGCACGCTGTATGAGCAACACGGCTTCGTATTGGCGCAGGAGCAGGTGGGCGACCAGTGGGGCGCGACGGTGACCGAGCAGTGTTTTGTGCGGGCCAGGCGGGTGGAACGCGACGGAACTCGCTGA
- a CDS encoding sigma-70 family RNA polymerase sigma factor, with protein sequence MVPNSSLQHAVGELYVQHHNWVVQLLRRKLGNQDQDQALDLAQDTFLRILRSEQLPLLREPRAYLNTVASRLCGQYFRRQALERAYLESLAQLEPQHQPSPETRLLVLEALDAVGQVLDGLGARVREVFLLSQLEGLTYPQIAERLQLSVNVVQKAMLKAYRHCYAAVYPG encoded by the coding sequence ATGGTGCCCAATTCTTCGCTACAGCACGCCGTGGGCGAGCTCTACGTCCAGCATCACAACTGGGTGGTGCAGTTGCTGCGGCGCAAGCTCGGCAACCAGGACCAGGACCAGGCCCTGGACCTGGCGCAGGACACCTTCCTGCGCATTCTGCGCAGCGAGCAACTGCCGCTGTTGCGTGAACCCCGGGCCTACCTCAATACCGTGGCCAGCCGCCTGTGCGGCCAGTATTTCCGCCGTCAGGCCCTGGAGCGCGCCTACCTGGAATCCCTGGCGCAGCTGGAGCCACAGCACCAGCCTTCGCCGGAAACCCGCCTGCTGGTGCTCGAAGCCCTGGACGCCGTGGGCCAGGTACTGGATGGCCTGGGCGCCCGGGTGCGCGAAGTGTTCTTGCTGTCCCAGCTCGAAGGCCTGACCTACCCGCAGATTGCCGAGCGCCTGCAGCTCTCGGTCAACGTGGTGCAAAAAGCCATGCTCAAGGCCTACCGCCATTGCTACGCGGCGGTGTACCCGGGATGA
- a CDS encoding DUF4880 domain-containing protein: MNAFQPVDDQGAVEQQVLDQALEWLVLLQSGISNPEQQAACLAWRRAERQHELAWQRLVGIGQDLRDSTRSLPAPRARQLLQARSHPGRRTLLKGIVGLGVVAASSWSVRERLLLPQLFSDYHTSTGERRQLQLATGASLQLDTRTSLDRQHSPLGLQLRLNTGRLLLTLGNAAPLRIVTADAWILLAPQSQLILSVGWPGSHGTRAQVLAGSGSLSNTQHPALSLGAGQQVEINQQRIGALTTVPATASAWTQGLLIAERQPLGEVIAELDRYRPGLLRCAAEVAGLRVSGSFSLDQPDASLDLLAKTLPIRIRRVMGYWATVEAS; the protein is encoded by the coding sequence ATGAACGCCTTCCAGCCGGTGGACGATCAGGGCGCCGTGGAACAGCAGGTCCTGGACCAGGCTCTGGAGTGGCTGGTGTTGCTGCAATCGGGCATCAGCAACCCCGAGCAGCAGGCCGCCTGCCTGGCCTGGCGCCGGGCCGAGCGGCAACACGAACTGGCCTGGCAACGTCTGGTCGGCATCGGCCAGGACCTGCGTGACAGCACCCGCAGCCTGCCCGCGCCCCGTGCCCGGCAGCTGCTGCAGGCCCGCAGCCACCCCGGGCGGCGCACCCTGCTCAAGGGCATCGTCGGCCTCGGCGTGGTGGCCGCCAGCAGCTGGAGCGTGCGTGAACGGCTGCTGTTGCCGCAGCTGTTCAGCGACTACCACACCAGCACCGGCGAGCGCCGCCAACTGCAACTGGCCACGGGCGCCAGCCTGCAACTGGACACCCGCACCAGCCTCGATCGGCAGCACAGCCCCCTGGGCCTGCAACTGCGGCTCAACACTGGCCGCCTGCTGTTGACCCTGGGCAACGCCGCGCCGCTGCGGATCGTCACCGCCGATGCGTGGATACTGCTGGCGCCCCAGTCGCAACTGATCCTCAGCGTCGGCTGGCCGGGCAGCCACGGCACCCGGGCACAGGTGCTCGCCGGCAGCGGCTCGCTCAGTAACACCCAGCACCCCGCGCTGAGCCTGGGCGCGGGCCAGCAAGTGGAAATCAACCAGCAGCGGATCGGCGCCCTGACCACAGTGCCCGCCACCGCCAGTGCCTGGACCCAGGGCCTGCTGATCGCCGAGCGCCAGCCCCTGGGCGAGGTGATCGCCGAGCTCGACCGCTATCGCCCGGGCCTCTTGCGCTGCGCCGCCGAGGTCGCCGGGTTGCGCGTCTCCGGCTCGTTCTCCCTGGACCAGCCGGACGCCAGCCTCGACCTGTTGGCCAAGACCCTGCCGATTCGCATCCGGCGGGTAATGGGTTACTGGGCCACCGTGGAGGCCAGCTGA
- a CDS encoding TonB-dependent siderophore receptor, which produces MHIRLTPLAAALRPVFIGLSIASTSLPLMAAEAGAAVTDRQQRDYAIAPGNLDQVLGAFGQQSASMIAIDASLSAGKRSTGLNGRFSVDEGLQRLLKPLGLQAVAEGAGYRVVQASGGERVELGATTVSANQLGSVTEGTGSYTPGTIATATRLVLTPRQTPQSISVVTRQVMDDFGLTAIDDVMRHTPGITVSTYDSERTNYYSRGFSIVNFQYDGIPTLRDAQYSAGQTMTDMALYDRVEVLKGATGLLTGAGGPGGTINLIRKKPTSEFKSSIELGAGSWDNYRTQIDVSGPLTDSGNVRGRAVAAYQDKKSFLDHYQRKTNVYYGILEFDLSPDTLLTLGADYQDSDPKGSSWTGTRTVYDPDGNYLNLPRSFNNGPKWSSWEQYTRTVFATLEHNFDNGWVAKTQYNHQINGYNAPLGYVSQDTATTSSIYARKYTGETTSDSLDVYASGPFELFGREHQLVVGQSLSISEWKGKDYSDATYFDNAYDFYNWHGEAIEPLWNQPTKINDETTRQTGTYITGRFSLMDDLSLLLGTRVANFQVTGTSDTKESGKVVPYAGLVYDLHDNVSAYASYTEIFQPQTQYRDRTRKMLEPNEGKNYEVGLKGEFFDGRLNSSLAYFEVHEENRPIADTLYNSNPGVDFSYIATKTKTKGYEAEISGELRPGWQLQAGYTHKVSRDADGVKVATWEPQDQLSFYSSYKLGGSLDKLTLGGGARWQGEGWQTLYNRGKDRYEKFSQDPFWLVDLMARYQVTDNLSATLNVNNLFDKSYYTNIGFYDSAYYGDPRNVMVTTRWDF; this is translated from the coding sequence ATGCACATTCGCCTTACGCCCCTTGCCGCGGCCTTGCGCCCGGTGTTCATCGGCCTGTCCATCGCCAGCACCAGCCTGCCGCTGATGGCCGCCGAAGCCGGCGCCGCCGTGACCGACCGCCAGCAGCGCGACTACGCCATCGCCCCGGGCAACCTGGACCAGGTGCTGGGCGCCTTCGGCCAGCAATCGGCAAGCATGATCGCCATCGATGCCAGCCTCAGCGCCGGCAAGCGCAGCACCGGCCTCAATGGCCGCTTCAGCGTGGACGAAGGCCTGCAGCGCCTGCTCAAACCCCTGGGCCTGCAAGCCGTGGCCGAGGGCGCGGGCTATCGGGTGGTCCAGGCCAGCGGCGGTGAACGGGTCGAGCTGGGGGCGACCACGGTCAGCGCCAACCAGTTGGGCAGCGTTACCGAAGGCACCGGTTCCTATACCCCAGGCACCATCGCCACCGCCACCCGGCTGGTGCTGACCCCGCGGCAAACCCCGCAGTCGATCTCGGTGGTGACCCGCCAGGTGATGGATGACTTTGGCCTCACGGCAATAGACGACGTGATGCGCCACACGCCGGGTATCACCGTATCCACCTACGACAGCGAACGCACCAACTACTATTCCCGCGGTTTCTCCATCGTCAATTTCCAGTACGACGGCATCCCGACCCTGCGTGACGCCCAGTACTCGGCCGGCCAGACCATGACCGACATGGCGCTGTACGACCGCGTCGAAGTGCTCAAGGGCGCGACCGGCCTGCTGACCGGCGCCGGCGGCCCTGGCGGCACCATCAACCTGATCCGCAAGAAGCCCACGTCCGAGTTCAAGAGCAGCATCGAGCTCGGCGCCGGCTCCTGGGACAACTATCGCACCCAGATTGATGTCAGCGGGCCGCTGACCGACTCCGGCAACGTCCGCGGCCGGGCGGTGGCCGCCTACCAAGACAAGAAATCGTTTCTTGATCACTACCAGCGCAAGACCAATGTCTACTACGGCATCCTTGAATTCGACCTGTCACCGGACACCCTGCTGACCCTGGGTGCCGACTATCAGGACAGCGACCCGAAGGGCTCGAGCTGGACCGGCACACGTACCGTCTATGACCCGGACGGCAATTATCTGAACCTGCCTCGCTCGTTCAACAATGGTCCGAAGTGGAGCAGTTGGGAACAATACACCCGTACCGTGTTCGCCACCCTGGAGCACAACTTCGACAATGGCTGGGTCGCCAAGACCCAGTACAACCACCAGATCAACGGCTATAACGCGCCCCTGGGCTACGTCTCCCAGGACACCGCTACCACCAGTTCGATCTACGCTCGCAAATACACTGGCGAAACCACCAGTGACAGCCTCGACGTCTATGCATCCGGACCTTTCGAACTCTTCGGTCGAGAACACCAGCTGGTAGTGGGCCAGTCCCTGTCGATCTCGGAATGGAAGGGCAAGGACTATTCCGACGCCACCTATTTCGACAACGCCTATGACTTCTACAACTGGCACGGCGAAGCCATCGAGCCCCTGTGGAACCAGCCGACCAAGATCAACGATGAAACCACGCGCCAGACCGGCACCTACATCACCGGCCGCTTCAGCCTGATGGACGACCTGTCGCTGCTGCTCGGCACCCGCGTCGCCAATTTCCAGGTCACCGGTACCAGCGACACCAAGGAGAGCGGCAAGGTAGTGCCCTATGCCGGCCTGGTCTACGACCTCCACGACAATGTCTCCGCCTACGCCAGCTACACCGAGATTTTCCAACCGCAAACCCAGTACCGTGACCGCACGCGCAAGATGCTCGAACCCAACGAAGGGAAAAACTACGAGGTCGGGCTCAAGGGCGAGTTCTTCGACGGTCGCCTGAACTCCAGCCTCGCCTACTTCGAGGTACACGAGGAAAACCGTCCAATCGCCGACACCCTCTACAACTCCAATCCTGGGGTCGACTTCTCCTATATCGCCACCAAGACCAAGACCAAGGGCTACGAAGCGGAGATCTCCGGTGAGCTGCGTCCTGGCTGGCAATTGCAGGCCGGCTATACCCACAAGGTCAGCCGTGATGCCGACGGGGTGAAGGTGGCCACCTGGGAACCGCAAGATCAGCTCAGTTTCTATAGCAGCTACAAGCTCGGCGGCAGCCTCGACAAACTGACCCTGGGCGGTGGCGCCCGCTGGCAGGGTGAGGGCTGGCAAACGCTGTACAACCGTGGCAAGGACCGTTACGAAAAGTTCTCCCAGGACCCGTTCTGGCTAGTGGATCTGATGGCGCGCTACCAAGTCACCGACAACCTTTCGGCGACCCTGAACGTCAACAACCTGTTCGACAAGTCGTACTACACCAACATCGGTTTCTATGACTCGGCCTACTACGGTGACCCACGCAATGTGATGGTGACCACTCGCTGGGACTTCTAA
- a CDS encoding alpha/beta hydrolase: MSPTLSQRLRRRWLSLLCLAALVGGLPVSCAVLEHQERKLVFRIEPGTAGWYRGLPSTVQELELKPKSFKAGQNLHAWWWPATRADAPAILYLHGVRWNLTGQLFRIEQLHALGYSVLAIDYRGFGQSHGDLPSESSVYEDARIAWERLKLLQPDARKRLIYGHSLGGAVAIDLAAELGRTAAAEKTPIAARGLIVESTFTTLADAAAAVTKTSLPVRWVLSQKFDSVDKIRDIGMPLLVVHGLKDDYVPPRLSQELFKVALQPKTLLLVPGGTHNNSMSLAGKDYAQAINALLRAKPASSIAGPAALTVPTG, encoded by the coding sequence ATGTCCCCAACCCTGTCCCAGCGCCTGCGCCGTCGCTGGCTTTCCCTGCTGTGCCTGGCCGCGCTGGTCGGGGGCCTGCCGGTGAGCTGCGCGGTGCTCGAACACCAGGAGCGCAAGTTGGTGTTTCGCATCGAGCCGGGCACCGCCGGCTGGTATCGCGGCCTGCCGAGCACGGTGCAGGAGCTGGAACTCAAGCCGAAAAGCTTCAAGGCCGGGCAGAACCTCCACGCCTGGTGGTGGCCGGCCACGCGCGCCGACGCCCCGGCGATCCTCTACTTGCACGGGGTGCGCTGGAACCTCACCGGCCAGCTGTTTCGCATCGAGCAACTGCACGCCCTGGGCTACTCGGTGCTGGCCATCGACTACCGCGGCTTCGGCCAGAGCCACGGCGACCTGCCCTCGGAAAGCAGCGTGTATGAAGACGCGCGCATCGCCTGGGAGCGGCTCAAGCTGCTGCAGCCCGACGCCCGCAAGCGCCTGATCTACGGCCATTCCCTGGGCGGCGCGGTGGCCATCGACCTGGCCGCCGAACTGGGGCGCACGGCCGCCGCCGAGAAAACGCCGATTGCCGCCCGCGGGCTGATCGTCGAGTCCACCTTCACCACCCTGGCCGATGCCGCCGCCGCGGTGACCAAGACCTCGCTGCCGGTGCGCTGGGTGCTGTCGCAGAAGTTCGACTCCGTCGACAAGATCCGCGACATCGGCATGCCACTGCTGGTGGTGCACGGCCTGAAAGACGACTACGTACCGCCACGCTTGAGCCAGGAACTGTTCAAGGTTGCGCTGCAACCGAAAACACTGCTGCTGGTGCCCGGCGGCACCCACAACAACAGCATGAGCCTGGCGGGCAAGGACTACGCCCAGGCCATCAACGCCCTGCTGCGGGCCAAGCCGGCGTCCAGCATCGCCGGCCCGGCAGCGCTCACGGTGCCCACTGGCTGA